In Mustela nigripes isolate SB6536 chromosome 10, MUSNIG.SB6536, whole genome shotgun sequence, one DNA window encodes the following:
- the FMO3 gene encoding flavin-containing monooxygenase 3 isoform X2: protein MGKRVAIIGAGVSGLASIRSCLEEGLEPTCFERSEDVGGLWKFSDHAEEGRASIYQSVFTNSSKEMMCFPDFPYPDDFPNFMHNSKLQEYITAFSKEKKLLRYIQFKTLVSGINKRPDFSVTGQWDVTTERDGKKESAVFDAVLVCSGHHVYPNLPKESFPGLKLFKGKCFHSRDYKEPGIFKGKRILVMGLGNSGCDIATELSHTAEQVIISSRSGSWVMSRVWDDGYPWDMVFITRFETFLKNNLPTAISDWWYMKQMNARFKHENYGLMPLNGTLRKEPVFNDQLPACILCGTVSVKPNVREFTETSAIFEDGTVFEAIDCVIFATGYSYDYPFLDESIIKCKNNEVTLFKGIFPPKLEKPTMAVIGFVQSLGATIPTADLQARWAVQVIKGTCTLPSVTDMMNDIDKKRGKKLKWFGTSETVQTDYITYMDELASFIGAKPNIPWLFLTDPKLAVEVFFGPCSPYQFRLVGPGKWPGARHAILTQWDRTLKPTKTRAAGTPQKPCLLCRWARLLILPALFIAVFFALI from the exons GACCAcgcagaggaaggcagagccagCATTTACCAGTCTGTCTTTACCAACTCTTCCAAAGAGATGATGTGTTTCCCAGACTTCCCATATCCTGATGACTTCCCCAACTTTATGCACAACAGCAAGCTCCAGGAATATATCActgcattttccaaagaaaagaagcTCCTGAGATACATACAATTTAAG aCCCTTGTATCGGGTATAAATAAACGTCCTGATTTCTCAGTCACTGGTCAATGGGATGTTACCACCGAAAGAGATGGTAAAAAAGAATCAGCCGTCTTTGATGCTGTGTTGGTTTGTTCTGGACACCATGTGTACCCCAACCTACCAAAAGAGTCCTTTCCAG gactaaaactttttaaaggcaAATGCTTCCACAGCCGGGATTATAAGGAGCCAGGAATATTCAAGGGGAAGCGAATCCTGGTGATGGGCCTGGGGAATTCAGGCTGTGATATTGCCACGGAACTCAGTCACACAGCTGAACAG GTCATCATCAGTTCCAGAAGTGGCTCCTGGGTGATGAGCCGGGTCTGGGATGACGGCTATCCATGGGACATGGTGTTTATCACCCGGTTTGAAACCTTCCTCAAGAACAACTTGCCGACAGCCATCTCCGACTGGTGGTACATGAAGCAGATGAACGCGAGATTCAAGCATGAGAACTACGGCTTGATGCCTTTAAACGG AACCCTGAGGAAAGAACCTGTGTTTAATGATCAACTCCCGGCTTGCATTCTGTGCGGCACGGTGTCCGTTAAGCCGAATGTGAGAGAATTCACTGAGACTTCAGCCATTTTTGAGGATGGCACGGTGTTTGAGGCCATCGATTGTGTCATTTTTGCAACGGGCTATAGTTATGACTACCCCTTCCTTGATGAGTCCATCATtaagtgcaaaaacaatgaggtCACCTTGTTTAAAGGCATTTTCCCTCCTAAACTGGAGAAGCCAACCATGGCAGTGATTGGTTTTGTCCAGTCCCTTGGGGCTACCATTCCCACAGCTGACCTGCAAGCCCGCTGGGCAGTACAAGTAATAAAAG gAACTTGTACTTTGCCTTCCGTAACAGACATGATGAATGATATTgataaaaaaagagggaaaaagctCAAATG GTTTGGCACCAGCGAGACGGTACAGACggattatattacatatatggaTGAACTTGCCTCCTTCATCGGGGCAAAGCCCAACATCCCATGGCTGTTCCTCACAGATCCCAAACTGGCTGTGGAGGTGTTCTTTGGTCCTTGCAGCCCATACCAGTTTAGGCTGGTGGGCCCAGGCAAGTGGCCAGGAGCCAGACATGCCATCCTGACCCAGTGGGACAGGACCCTGAAGCCCACGAAGACGAGGGCTGCCGGGACCCCTCAGAAGCCTTGCTTGCTCTGCCGTTGGGCCAGGCTCCTCATTCTCCCTGCTCTGTTCATTGCTGTTTTCTTTGCATTGATCTAA